In the Carassius gibelio isolate Cgi1373 ecotype wild population from Czech Republic chromosome A2, carGib1.2-hapl.c, whole genome shotgun sequence genome, one interval contains:
- the LOC127938287 gene encoding phosphatidylinositol 4-phosphate 5-kinase type-1 gamma isoform X3, translating to MEGAAAGGCSALPEDEDAVVGAGCGTDADLDAALKKTCITEMPSSSYHSSSGLEKKIGHRRVDASGETTYKKTTSSALKGAIQLGIGYTVGNLSSKPERDVLMQDFYVVESIFFPSEGSNLTPAHHYPDFRFKTYAPVAFRYFRELFGIRPDDYLYSLCNEPLIELSNPGASGSIFYVTRDDEFILKTVMHKEAEFLQKLLPGYYMNLNQNPRTLLPKFFGLYCVQSGGKNIRIVVMNNILPRIVRMHLKFDLKGSTYKRRASKKEREKSKPTFKDLDFMQDVQDGLLLDVDTYNALVKTLQRDCLVLESFKIMDYSLLLGVHNLDQAEREQQMEGSQSSSDEKRPAAQRALYSTAMESIQGGAACGDSIDTEDTMGGIPAVNGKGERLLLFIGIIDILQSYRLIKKLEHTWKALVHDGDTVSVHRPNFYADRFFQFMSNTVFRKSSSLKASPAKKGRVALTVPKFSGPGAAWSSSHLTSERDENIYDLRGARSFPVLENDGLQSCTPPSFEEATTTSVATTLSSNTSISIPERSPSDTTEHPRYRRHTLSLKDAEGRMHEVVDVHEEEQQTITVQVEVKREREEEEEEEEPDVTLTHAVMDVPPPDTADLVPETAASASVTQETVSQATLPGDTQTTVPVETAPLTGTGTLETARVPEAAEPCGASPKIQHPNVDRLSEAQSRESLEEEVASTTDIYFYAEGRYWVYSPVLQRRKLSSCSV from the exons ATGGAGGGAGCCGCGGCCGGAGGATGCTCCGCGCTGCCGGAGGACGAGGATGCGGTGGTCGGTGCGGGATGCGGGACGGATGCAGATCTCG ACGCTGCTCTCAAGAAGACCTGCATAACCGAG ATGCCATCTTCCTCGTATCACTCCAGCTCTGGCCTTGAGAAGAAGATCGGTCACAGACGGGTCGATGCGTCCGGTGAAACCACCTACAAGAAG ACGACCTCGTCTGCCTTGAAAGGAGCCATTCAGCTGGGGATCGGCTACACCGTGGGTAACCTGAGCTCCAAACCCGAGCGCGACGTCCTCATGCAAGACTTCTACGTGGTGGAGAGCATCTTCTTCCCCAG tgaaggCAGTAATCTGACTCCGGCACATCACTATCCAGACTTCAGGTTTAAAACGTATGCTCCGGTGGCGTTCCGCTACTTCAGAGAGCTCTTCGGGATTCGACCGGACGACTATCTG TATTCTCTCTGTAATGAGCCCTTGATCGAGCTCTCCAACCCCGGTGCCAGCGGCTCAATCTTCTACGTCACTCGAGACGATGAGTTCATCCTGAAGACCGTGATGCACAAAGAGGCTGAGTTCCTGCAGAAGCTGCTTCCAGGATACTACATG AACCTGAACCAGAATCCCCGAACACTGCTGCCCAAGTTCTTCGGTTTGTACTGCGTTCAGTCCGGAGGGAAGAACATCCGTATCGTGGTGATGAATAACATCCTGCCGCGCATCGTTCGCATGCATCTCAAGTTCGACCTGAAGGGCTCCACGTACAAGCGCCGCGCGTCCAAGAAAGAGCGCGAGAAGTCCAAGCCCACCTTTAAAGACCTGGACTTCATGCAGGACGTTCAGGACGGACTCCTGCTGGACGTGGACACGTATAACGCGCTGGTGAAGACGCTCCAGAGAGACTGTCTG gtgttgGAGAGTTTTAAGATCATGGACTACAGTCTGCTGTTGGGGGTTCATAATCTGGATCAGGCGGAGCGCGAGCAGCAGATGGAGGGATCTCAGAGCAGCAGCGATGAGAAGAGACCGGCCGCACAGAGAGCGCTTTACTCCACCGCCATGGAGTCCATTCAGGGAGGAGCGGCGTGTGGAGACTCCATCGACACCGAAGACAC gatGGGAGGCATTCCTGCTGTCAACGGGAAAGGAGAGAGACTCCTGCTCTTCATCGGCATCATAGACATCCTGCAGTCCTACAG ACTCATAAAGAAGCTGGAACACACATGGAAGGCTCTGGTGCATGACGGG GACACTGTTTCCGTCCACCGGCCGAACTTCTACGCTGACCGCTTCTTCCAGTTCATGAGCAACACTGTGTTCAGGAAAAGCAGCT CGCTGAAGGCTTCTCCTGCTAAGAAGGGCCGTGTGGCGCTGACGGTGCCTAAATTCAGCGGTCCCGGAGCGGCGTGGTCGTCCAGTCATCTTACCTCAGAGAGGGACGAGAACATCTATGATCTGAGAGGAGCACGCAGTTTCCCCGTGCTGGAAAACGATG GTCTGCAGTCTTGCACTCCTCCGTCTTTCGAGGAAGCGACCACGACTTCTGTGGCCACAACCCTGTCCTCAAACACCTCCATATCTATCCCAGAGCGCTCTCCGTCAGACACCACAGAGCACCCGCGCTACAG AAGACACACATTGTCTCTAAAAGACGCTGAGGGAAG GATGCATGAAGTGGTGGATGTGCATGAAGAAGAGCAGCAGACCATCACTGTGCAGGTGGAggtcaagagagagagagaagaagaagaggaggaggaggagccagACGTCACTCTGACGCA CGCGGTGATGGATGTTCCTCCTCCAGACACTGCTGACCTTGTCCCGGAAACAGCCGCTTCAGCATCCGTTACCCAGGAAACCGTCTCCCAGGCAACACTTCCTGGTGACACCCAGACAACAGTTCCCGTGGAAACCGCTCCTCTGACAGGAACCGGGACCCTTGAAACAGCGCGGGTCCCTGAAGCAGCAGAACCGTGCGGCGCTAGCCCGAAAATACAGCATCCCAACGTGGACAGACTCTCAGAGGCTCAGAGCCGGGAATCTCTGGAGGAAGAGGTCGCATCCACCACGGACATCTATTTT tacgcTGAAGGCAGATATTGGGTTTATTCCCCGGTGCTCCAGCGAAGAAAGCTCAGCTCCTGCAGTGTC
- the LOC127938287 gene encoding phosphatidylinositol 4-phosphate 5-kinase type-1 gamma isoform X6 yields the protein MEGAAAGGCSALPEDEDAVVGAGCGTDADLDAALKKTCITEMPSSSYHSSSGLEKKIGHRRVDASGETTYKKTTSSALKGAIQLGIGYTVGNLSSKPERDVLMQDFYVVESIFFPSEGSNLTPAHHYPDFRFKTYAPVAFRYFRELFGIRPDDYLYSLCNEPLIELSNPGASGSIFYVTRDDEFILKTVMHKEAEFLQKLLPGYYMNLNQNPRTLLPKFFGLYCVQSGGKNIRIVVMNNILPRIVRMHLKFDLKGSTYKRRASKKEREKSKPTFKDLDFMQDVQDGLLLDVDTYNALVKTLQRDCLVLESFKIMDYSLLLGVHNLDQAEREQQMEGSQSSSDEKRPAAQRALYSTAMESIQGGAACGDSIDTEDTMGGIPAVNGKGERLLLFIGIIDILQSYRLIKKLEHTWKALVHDGDTVSVHRPNFYADRFFQFMSNTVFRKSSSLKASPAKKGRVALTVPKFSGPGAAWSSSHLTSERDENIYDLRGARSFPVLENDGLQSCTPPSFEEATTTSVATTLSSNTSISIPERSPSDTTEHPRYRRHTLSLKDAEGRMHEVVDVHEEEQQTITVQVEVKREREEEEEEEEPDVTLTHAVMDVPPPDTADLVPETAASASVTQETVSQATLPGDTQTTVPVETAPLTGTGTLETARVPEAAEPCGASPKIQHPNVDRLSEAQSRESLEEEVASTTDIYF from the exons ATGGAGGGAGCCGCGGCCGGAGGATGCTCCGCGCTGCCGGAGGACGAGGATGCGGTGGTCGGTGCGGGATGCGGGACGGATGCAGATCTCG ACGCTGCTCTCAAGAAGACCTGCATAACCGAG ATGCCATCTTCCTCGTATCACTCCAGCTCTGGCCTTGAGAAGAAGATCGGTCACAGACGGGTCGATGCGTCCGGTGAAACCACCTACAAGAAG ACGACCTCGTCTGCCTTGAAAGGAGCCATTCAGCTGGGGATCGGCTACACCGTGGGTAACCTGAGCTCCAAACCCGAGCGCGACGTCCTCATGCAAGACTTCTACGTGGTGGAGAGCATCTTCTTCCCCAG tgaaggCAGTAATCTGACTCCGGCACATCACTATCCAGACTTCAGGTTTAAAACGTATGCTCCGGTGGCGTTCCGCTACTTCAGAGAGCTCTTCGGGATTCGACCGGACGACTATCTG TATTCTCTCTGTAATGAGCCCTTGATCGAGCTCTCCAACCCCGGTGCCAGCGGCTCAATCTTCTACGTCACTCGAGACGATGAGTTCATCCTGAAGACCGTGATGCACAAAGAGGCTGAGTTCCTGCAGAAGCTGCTTCCAGGATACTACATG AACCTGAACCAGAATCCCCGAACACTGCTGCCCAAGTTCTTCGGTTTGTACTGCGTTCAGTCCGGAGGGAAGAACATCCGTATCGTGGTGATGAATAACATCCTGCCGCGCATCGTTCGCATGCATCTCAAGTTCGACCTGAAGGGCTCCACGTACAAGCGCCGCGCGTCCAAGAAAGAGCGCGAGAAGTCCAAGCCCACCTTTAAAGACCTGGACTTCATGCAGGACGTTCAGGACGGACTCCTGCTGGACGTGGACACGTATAACGCGCTGGTGAAGACGCTCCAGAGAGACTGTCTG gtgttgGAGAGTTTTAAGATCATGGACTACAGTCTGCTGTTGGGGGTTCATAATCTGGATCAGGCGGAGCGCGAGCAGCAGATGGAGGGATCTCAGAGCAGCAGCGATGAGAAGAGACCGGCCGCACAGAGAGCGCTTTACTCCACCGCCATGGAGTCCATTCAGGGAGGAGCGGCGTGTGGAGACTCCATCGACACCGAAGACAC gatGGGAGGCATTCCTGCTGTCAACGGGAAAGGAGAGAGACTCCTGCTCTTCATCGGCATCATAGACATCCTGCAGTCCTACAG ACTCATAAAGAAGCTGGAACACACATGGAAGGCTCTGGTGCATGACGGG GACACTGTTTCCGTCCACCGGCCGAACTTCTACGCTGACCGCTTCTTCCAGTTCATGAGCAACACTGTGTTCAGGAAAAGCAGCT CGCTGAAGGCTTCTCCTGCTAAGAAGGGCCGTGTGGCGCTGACGGTGCCTAAATTCAGCGGTCCCGGAGCGGCGTGGTCGTCCAGTCATCTTACCTCAGAGAGGGACGAGAACATCTATGATCTGAGAGGAGCACGCAGTTTCCCCGTGCTGGAAAACGATG GTCTGCAGTCTTGCACTCCTCCGTCTTTCGAGGAAGCGACCACGACTTCTGTGGCCACAACCCTGTCCTCAAACACCTCCATATCTATCCCAGAGCGCTCTCCGTCAGACACCACAGAGCACCCGCGCTACAG AAGACACACATTGTCTCTAAAAGACGCTGAGGGAAG GATGCATGAAGTGGTGGATGTGCATGAAGAAGAGCAGCAGACCATCACTGTGCAGGTGGAggtcaagagagagagagaagaagaagaggaggaggaggagccagACGTCACTCTGACGCA CGCGGTGATGGATGTTCCTCCTCCAGACACTGCTGACCTTGTCCCGGAAACAGCCGCTTCAGCATCCGTTACCCAGGAAACCGTCTCCCAGGCAACACTTCCTGGTGACACCCAGACAACAGTTCCCGTGGAAACCGCTCCTCTGACAGGAACCGGGACCCTTGAAACAGCGCGGGTCCCTGAAGCAGCAGAACCGTGCGGCGCTAGCCCGAAAATACAGCATCCCAACGTGGACAGACTCTCAGAGGCTCAGAGCCGGGAATCTCTGGAGGAAGAGGTCGCATCCACCACGGACATCTATTTT